The genomic segment TAAATAGGTTCATGTTAAAATgtgaattctattaataataataataataataataataataataataataataataataataataataataataataataatcattattattatatacatactttaaaaaaaaCTAGGAATGCTGATTTTTTTCGCTGTAttaatttttaaaataatttaaataattttttcttGTTTGGTGAAAGCTAGGAATGTAATTTTTCCCTGAACGGTTTATTCCCAGCTACACTGAATGTTTCAAAGTGTTTTTTGCTCCTATTTTTGTTATTAACAGTTTATTTAAAAGATATTTTTAAACTGTTGGAATGAACTAATTTTGACAGAAAACCCGTTGCTAACACAACTTCCACAATTTGTTGCGGCTTGGTTACAACATCGAAATTGCTCTTAATGTGAAAAAGAAACAATTATAAGGCAATATGACGTGATATAATATAAACacgtgacattatatatatatatatatatatatatatatatatatatatatatatatatatatatatatatatatatatatatatatatatatatatatatatatatatgttgtacctagtagccagaacgtcgtactcggcctgctatgcaagtcccgatttgcctaataagccaagttttcctgaattaatatattttctataatttttttctcgtgaaatgataaagctacccatttcattatgtatgaggtaaatttttttttgttggagttaaaattaacgtagatatatgaccgaacctaaccaactctacctaacctaacctaacctatctttataggttaggttaggttaggtagccgaaaaaagttaggttaggttaggttaggtaagttaggtagtcgaaaaaacattaattcatgaaaacttggcttattaggcaaatcgggccttgcatattaggctgagaagtgcgttctggctactaggtacgacacacacacacacatatatatatatatatatatatatatatatatatatatatatatatatatatatatatatatattatttgtgtgtgtttgttattttccagggagggaaggtgtagagACGCCAAGTGTGGGTTGTGCATATTGTGAGGTTGTACAATATTCAGACGAGCCACATGTCCGCTGTGTTGGGGGAGCTGAATGTCAAGCATTTGGGTCGGGCGGCTGAAGTGGAGTTCTCACTTGAATTCAGGACATGTCTTGTATTTTGACTGGCAACTTTAGACAGGTTTGTGGGGTAAGATTCACTAATTAGTGATGAGTTCTCCATTATCGAACTAATTGGCGAGTTGTTGGGCGTTAAACCCATTTTTGTAAATTGGATGGTTGTGAGTACAGGCTTAGATGACTTcagattcttcttcttcttcttcttcttcttattattattattattattatttattttccttTCTATTAAACTATGGAAAAGGAAAGTTTTTTTCCAAAGCTCATGGTAAGTCTTACCCTACTTGTTTTCCCTGGCACACAACTCGTTAGTGGGTTACTAACCAGGTTCCCAGTTGCTGCTGGGAACGAACAGGAGAGAACTGCTAAGGGTTGACACCTAAGCTAACCTTCCTCGCCAGGACTCAAACCCAGACCCATTCTTTCACGAGGCGCAGGACATGTGAGCTACCATACCAGGTATCATACTAGGTTCCATACCAGGTACTATATCAGGAACCATATCAGGTACCATACCACATACTTCTGGCATGGTGGCAATACCTGACCTGCCACAGACGCACATTTTCTCCTGTATTTAAGCTGAAACATATGACGAGGAATGTAGAAGAGAGATTTGCATCCCGATACATTATTCGTCGCGTTACAGGCATCGACTGAGGGAATTAATTTTAACAACGCtcatagaggggacatgatcaagaCATAACAAATACTTAAGGATATCGATGAAGGAGACTGATAGAATACTCAGATAGTAGAGCAGCGAATGGACATGATCGTAGCTATATACACAATTGCGGCCCACCATAGTTTACAATACCTCGCGATgctttcgggacttagcgtccccgcggcccggtcctcgaccaggtattGCTTTGGACCACCTACCGTTGCCGGAAAAGCGGAGCCCAGTTGCTTGAGTTCGAGCCCTGTAAACTATGGGTTCAAATGTTTTTTTGTTGATCTATAGAACAAATTACCTATTAACAACAGACTATAAGGATCaatggagtgtttcaagcgcgggttagaCATATACGTGAGTGAGTTTGGGGTGGATATCGATATAAGCGGCCTCGTATAGGCCTATATAGGTCTTCTACAGTTTCTAAATTTTAAAGGAACAATTTAAAGGACAATTTATTATGTCCTTTTCCACACCACCCGCCCCACACCACCCGCCCCACACCACCCGCCCTCGCACCACCCGCCCCACACCACCCGCCCTCGCACCACCCGCCCCACACCACCCGCCCCACACCACCCGCCCCACACCACCCGCCCCACACCACCCGCCCTCGCACCACCCGCCCCACACCACCCGCCCCACACCACCCGCCCCACACCACCCGCCCCACACCACCCGCCCCACACCACCCGCCCTCGCACCACCCGCCCCACACCACCCGCCCCACACCACCCGCCCCACACCACCCGCCCCACACCACCCGCCCCACACCACCCGCCCTCGCACCACCCGCCCCACACCACCCGCCCCACACCACCCGCCCCACACCACCCGCCCTCGCACCACCCGCCCCACACCACCCGCCCCACACCACCCGCCCTCGCACCACCCGCCCTCGCACCACCCGCCCCACACCACCCGCCCCACACCACCCGCCCCACACCACCCGCCCTCGCACCACCCGCCCCACACCACCCGCCCCACACCACCCGCCCTCGCACCACCCGCCCTCGCACCACCCGCCCCACACCACCCGCCCCACACCACCCGCCCTCGCACCACCCGCCCCACACCACCCGCCCCACACCACCCGCCCCACACCACCCGCCCTCGCACCACCCGCCCCACACCACCCGCCCCACACCACCCGCCCCACACCACCCGCCCTCGCACCACCCGCCCCACACCACCCGCCCCACACCACCCGCCCCACACCACCCGCCCTCGCACCACCCGCCCCACACCACCCGCCCCACACCACCCGCCCTCGCACCACCCGCCCCACACCACCCGCCCCACACCACCCGCCCCACACCACCCGCCCTCGCACCACCCGCCCCACACCACCCGCCCCACACCACCCGCCCTCGCACCACCCGCCCCACACCACCCGCCCCACACCACCCGCCCCACACCACCCGCCCTCGCACCACCCGCCCCACACCACCCGCCCCACACCACCCGCCCCACACCACCCGCCCCACACCACCCGCCCTCGCACCACCCGCCCCACACCACCCGCCCCACACCACCCGCCCCACACCACCCGCCCTCGCACCACCCGCCCCACACCACCCGCCCCACACCACCCGCCCTCGCACCACCCGCCCCACACCACCCGCCCCACACCACCCGCCCCACACCACCCGCCCTCGCACCACCCGCCCCACACCACCCGCCCCACACCACCCGCCCTCGCACCACCCGCCCCACACCACCCGCCCCACACCACCCGCCCCACACCACCCGCCCTCGCACCACCCGCCCCACACCACCCGCCCCACACCACCCGCCCCACACCACCCGCCCCACACCACCCGCCCTCGCACCACCCGCCCCACACCACCCGCCCCACACCACCCGCCCTCGCACCACCCGCCCCACACCACCCGCCCCACACCACCCGCCCTCGCACCACCCGCCCCACACCACCCGCCCCACACCACCCGCCCTCGCACCACCCGCCCCACACCACCCGCCCCACACCACCCGCCCTCGCACCACCCGCCCCACACCACCCGCCCCACACCACCCGCCCTCGCACCACCCGCCCCACACCACCCGCCCCACACCACCCGCCCTCGCACCACCCGCCCCACACCACCCGCCCCACACCACCCGCCCCACACCACCCGCCCTAGCACCACCCGCCCCACACCACCCGCCCCACACCACCCGCCCTCGCACCACCCGCCCCACACCACCCGCCCCACACCACCCGCCCCACACCACCCGCCCCACACCACCCGCCCTCGCACCACCCGCCCCACACCACCCGCCCCACACCACCCGCCCTCGCACCACCCGCCCCACACCACCCGCCCCACACCACCCGCCCTCGCACCTGATACCTCATAATGCTACCTTATGGTACCCATAACGTCACGGTACTAATACTACGTTATGCCAACCAACGTAACTAACACATATAACGTAGCGGTTCACAAAAACCCTCGTTTTTTGTGCACGGGTTGGTGATGtttggtgggtggcttgggttcgtacgaCTCTCTAGTTAGGAAAGATTTCTGTAGGTTGTAGCATATTGACAGAACGAGCTGTACACACACGACCAAGTTTAAAACAAAAGACGAAGCAGCGTCTAAACGAGACAACTCAAGTGGGAACCAGAGACAGATGAACTGTAAACTTGTAAAAAGGTCTCCTCAGTGTTAGAACAGTGAGCAAGTGGAATAGTCgctggggatcgatccccggcgatggtggaaacaaatgggcagagtttcattcaccctgatgccgtGTTCATCTAGTAGTATatatggtacctgggagttagacagctgctacgggctgctttctgggggaaggggggggggggggtgacaaaaCAACTTAAAAAGTATCAGTTGATTgaatgacaattgagaggcgggccgaaagaaccagagctcaacccccgcaagcacaactaggtgaatacaactaggtgaatacacacacacacacacccacacacacacacacccacacacacacacacacacacacacacacacacacacacacacacacacacacacacacacacacacacacaatggctactggaattcaacacgagcaaatgtaaagttatggaaatgggactaggagataggagaccaaagggacagtacacaatgaaggggaacagcctacctgtgacgacgcgtgaaagagacctgggggtggacgtaacacctaatctatctcctgaggcacatataaataggataacgacagcagcgtactctacactggcaaaagttagaacatcattcagaaacctaagtaaggaggcatttagggcgctttacactgcctacgtgaggccagtcttagagtatgccgcctcatcatggagtccccatctgaagaagcatataatgaaactggaaaaggttcagaggtttgcaatgagacttgtcccagagctacgagggatggggcatgaggagcgcctgagggaactgtgccttacgacactagaaagaagaagggagaggggggacatgataggaacgtataagatactcagagggatcgacagagtggacatagacgaaatgttcacacggaatagtaacagaacgaggggacatggatggaggcttgaaactcagatgagtcacagagatgttaggaagttttcttttagcgtgagagtagtgggaaaatggaatgcacttcaggaacaggttgtggaagcaaatagtattcataattttaaaaccaggtatgatagggaaatgggacaggagtcattgctgtaaacaaccgatgatcgaaaggcgggatccaagaggcaatgctcgatcctgcagacacaactaggtgagtacaactaggtgagcacacacacacacacacacacacacacacacacacacacacacacacacacacacacacgcacacatcacACTCAACCGTTCATCACAAGACTAAACCATTTCCAATACGTGTCCCTCAAAGTAATGTAATCTCAGTGAAGCTCAATTGTTTACACGATTCATAAGATATAAAATATAACTCTATACGAATGAATGAGAGTCTCTGCTTGTTCACTTTATAAACTGGATTACATCAGCGAGCCTCGCTGTCCAGTGATTAATCAAAGCTTGCAGCCATCCAAATTAATGTGCTTCTTGACTTTTGCAAATGACAGTTTGGGAAAATATCGAGAATATCTGTGGAAGCCGGTTTCTGAGCGGgtgataataaatatatatagatatatagatagaaggTTAGGCAGGTATGTAGTTAGATATATAGCAGCTCATTCTACTGTTTAGATAATACTTGTTAAAGTAACAATGTAaaccaatgtatatatatatatatatatatatatatatatatatatatatatatatatatatatatatatatatatatatatatattattaaatatgaccgaaaaatatatcttcggtcatatttaataatatatgtctacaggaaagactgctaccaatatatatatatatatatatatatatatatatatatatatatatatatatatatattatatatatatatatatatatatatatatatatatatatatatatatatatatatatatatatatatatatatatatatatatatatatatagggggagttagaacaatgaaggaacagtgcccaaccacttagttgGGGATGGAACTCCGACCAGTCAAAGTGGTTGAACAACATCTAATATCATTGAAGCGAACTCACTTGAAAGTTTTAAGCGTATGATGGTTAAATACACTTACTCGCAGTAGGTGGCAAATGTCAGGTTCTTCAGTTTTCCGTTTAGTTAGTTTGTATGTCATTATGTCTGATGACTTGTGGCTAGAAAATAGGGGACCAGGAGCACAAGTTTATCCCTGCAATTAACATCTGTacaagtaacacacaaacacatgtagacaagtaaacacacacacacacacacacacacacacacacacacacacacacacacacacacacacacacacacacacacacacacctggtcaaaCATAACCACACAAAAACAGAACAAAAACAAAACTTGTTCAGAAACATACATGAATATTAACAACTACCGGGATTAACATTAATGTGTAAAGTGTATTTCGATCAAAGGGATTAACCGCTTTTGTAAAATATTAATTTAACAAAAGTTTTGCGTTTGAAACTTTTATTTAGGAAATGCAATAAAATGTATTTAACTTCGTTTGAAACTTACACAGATGAGTCCGAGGCTAAATCAATTAAGCTGTTGTTGTATGCGTTGATAACGTGGCTGGTGATTGTTAGTTCCCAGTGGTTGGTGATTGTTAGTCCTCAGTGGTAGGTGATTGTTAGTTCACAGTGGTAGGTGATTGTTAGTTCTCAGTGGTAGGTGATTGTTAGTTCTCAGTGGTAGGTGATTGTTAGTTCTCAGTGGTAGGTGATTGTTATTTCACAGTGGTAGGTGATTGTTAGTCCTCAGTGGTAGGTGATTGTTAGTTCCCAGTAGTAGGTGATTGTTAGTTCACAGTGGTAGGTGATTGTTATTTCACAGTGGTAGGTGATTGTTAGTTCATAGTAGTAGGTGATTGTTAGTTCATAGTAGTAGGTGATTGTTAGTCTTCATTGGTAGGTGATTGTTTGTTCACAGTGGTAGGTGATTGTTAGTTCCCAGTGGTAGGTGATTGTTAGTTCCCAGTAGTAGGTGATTGTTAGTTCACAGTGGTAGGTGATTGTTAGTTCTCAGTGGTAGGTGATTGTTAGTTCATAGTAGTAGGTGATTGTTAGTCTTCATTGGTAGGTGATTGTTAGTCTTCATTGGTAGGTGATTGTTAGTCTTCATTGGTAGGTGATTGTTAGTCCTCAGTGGTAGGTGATTGTTATTTCACAGTGGTAGGTGATTGTTACATCaatagtaccaccaacccatctactaccaccactactaacccGTCAACTTCCCACCACCAACCCATCCACCACcaacccatccaccaccaccaccactaccaccaccaccaccactaccaccaccaaaaccaccaccaccaccaccaccaccaccaccattaccactaccactaccaccaccaccaccaccaccaccaccaccaccactaccaccaacaccaccaacaccaccaccaccaccaccaccaccactaccaccaccaccaccactaccaccaccaccaccaccaacaccaccaccaccactaccaccaccactaccaccaccaccaccaccaccaccaccaccaccaccaacaccaccaacaccaccaccaccaccaccaccaccaccaccactaccaccaccaccaccaccaccaccaccaccactaccactaccaccaccaccaacaccaccaccactaccaccaccaccaccaccaacaccaccaacaccaccaccaccaccaccaccaccaccaccaccaccactaccaccaccaccaccaccaccaccaccaccaccaccaccaccaccaccactaccaccaccaccaccactaccaccaccaccaccaccactaccactaccaccaccaccaacaccaccaccaccaccaccactaccaccaccaccaccaccaacaccaccaccaccaccaccaacaccaccaacaccaccaccaccaccaccaccaccaccaccaccaccaccactaccaccaccaccaccactaccaccaccaccaccaccaccaccactaccactaccaccaccaccaacaccaccaccaccaccaccaccactaccaccaccaccaccaccaacaccaccaacaccaccaccaccaccaccaccaccaccaccaccacgccctaaCACACAGCTCCAGGGCCTCGTGTACTCTGCCTGACAACACCAGCTAATCAGCAATATTTTTCACATTAATAACGTAAAGCTCAGGAAGACGCCTTTGTCAAAATAAAACCCAATGTGATAATCAGAGTGAAAGTAAAATCCCAGGATATAACTGCTGGATAAAATAATTGCAGCTGCTATATCTGTTAAAGATAATTTAGAGATACTAGCTAAGGGCTGTGGATACAAATTCCATTTTGTTGAGGTTGGAAACTTTTGTAAATCTGTAGTTTCTTTAGGATAACAGGAACTGTTCAAGGCCTCGGAGCCATATGTCTAGTTGTATAAATAGGATTATTTATGAGTACTTGAAGTATTTGACGAGATAAAATAAGGGATTAATAGAGTTCCTAACTTTTCCTGTTGTGCTATAATTAAATTTTGGGactttcttcccccccctcctttctAAATAACTGGAAATTGGCTGTAAACTTATCATTTGGTGATATAATTGCCCAATCACATGTTCTGGACAGTaggacgacggtctcgcttcatgcaggtcgacgttcaatccccgaccgtccaagtagtcgagcaccattccttccccccgtcccatccccaaatccttatcctaatcccttccaagtgctatatagtcgtgataggTTGACGCTTtcacctgatagttcccttccttggTGATATAATTCTGCCGTTGCTGGGGAGAGGAAGTCTTTAATTAGGCCTATGAAGGTTCTTTTATAAGCCAAAGACTGGTATTCCTCAGAGATACAACCCACAGCAGTTCCGTATTCCCGATAACCTATCTATTGCTAGGTAAACAGACGTATCAGGTgcaaggtcaactactgaccctcaccagtggCCTAACTCCGATATACCTATTTTACTTCTAGATGAACAGGCGGATCAGTTGAGAGAATAAGTGTTCCTGTCCTACCCGGGAGTGGAACCCGGATCCATTGGATGTGAGTCGTGGATGTAGACCACTGTACTTACTAGACGGACAATGTTATACAGTGTTATATGACAATTACTAATATGTAAAATTGTCTAACATCTCAAATTTTTTCTGGAGGATCATTACGATGTTCATAAATGTAATTAATAGATATTTGATCAGTAAGAGGCCATGATAGGACTACCATAGCCAGACTTCATtcgcttacgaaacctgtacatctttccttaatcatggcagctttgtttacacatTACTAAACAATTTAACGAGCTTAacaacttcacaacccaaggttattattgttttaAACAACCTCGTTtccgcttcggagctcattaactgtcatTAACTCATTAACTCACTAAGTGTTATCTAAGTCGCCATGACTGAgggaagatgaacaggtttcgtcaATGGTTGGCGCGAATGGGTGATAAATCCGGGGCCCAGATCAGTAACAGGGAAGGATTGTACTGTAAGGATTGTAAGGATTATTGGAAGGATTATGTGGTGAGAAAGTGTAAACAGACCAATCGGTGTAAGAGACTTGGTAATGGTTcatgacgaaccgaaacgtcgtcgtcacttaTTATAGATTCCGACGTGTGGACCGGGTGTGTGACGTTCAGACGTGTGTGACGTTCAGACGTGTGGGCCGCGTGTGTGACGTTCAGACGTGAGGGCCGGGTGTGTGACGTTCAGACGTGAGGGCCGGGTGTGTGACGTTCAGACGTGTGTGACGTTCAGACGTGTGGGCCGCGTGTGTGACGTTCAGACGTGTGTGACGTTCAGACGTGTGGGCCGGGTGTGTGACGTTCAGACGTGTGTGACGTTCAGACGTGTGGGTCGCGTGTGTGACGTTCAGACGTGAGGGCCGGGTGTGTGACGTTCAGACGTGAGGGCCGGGTGTGTGACGTTCAGACGTGTGGGTCGCGTGTGTGACGTTCAGACGTGAGGGCCGGGTGTGTGACGTTCAGACGTGAGGGCCGGGTGTGTGACGTTCAGACGTGAGGGCCGCGTGTGTGACGTTCAGACGTGAGGGCCGGGTGTGTGACGTTCAGACGTGAGGGTCGGGTGTGTGACGTTCAGACGTGAGGGCCGGGTGTGTGACGTTCAGACGTGAGGGCCGCGTGTGTGACGTTCAGACGTGAGGGCCGGGTGTGTGACGTTCAGACGTGAGGGCCGGGTGTGTGACGTTCAGACGTGAGGGCCGGGTGTGTGACGTTCAGACGTGAGGGCCGGGTGTGTGACGTTCAGACGTGTGGGCCGGGTGTGTGACGTTCAGACGTGAGGGCCGGGTGTGTGACGTTCAGACGTGTGGGCCGGGTGTGTGACGTTCAGACGTGTGGGCCGGGTGTGTGACGTTCAGACGTGTGGGCCGGGTGTGTGACGTTCAGACGTGTGGGCCGGGTGTGTGACGTTCAGACGTGAGGGCCGGGTGTGTGACGTTCAGACGTGTGGGCCGGGTGTGTGACGTTCAGACGTGTGTGCCGCGTGTGTGACGTTCAGACGTGAGGGCCGGGTGTGTGACGTTCAGACGTGTGGGCCGGGTGTGTGACGTTCAGACGTGTGGGCCGGGTGTGTGACGTTCAGACGTGTGGGCCGGGTGTGTGACGTTCAGACGTGTGGGCTGGGTGTGTGACGTTCAGACGTGTGAGCCGGGTGTGTGACGGTCAGACGTGTGGGCCGGGTGTGTGACGTTCAGACGTTTGGGCCGGGTGTGTGACGTTCAGACGTGTGGGCCGGGTGTGTGACGTTCAGACGTGTGGGCTGGGTGTGTGACGTTCAGACGTGTGAGCCGGGTGTGTGACGGTCAGACGTGTGGGCCGGGTGTGTGACGTTCAGACGTGTGGGCCGGGTGTGTGACGTTCAGACGTTTGGGCCGGGTGTGTGACGTTCAGACGTGTGGGCCGGGTGTGTGGCGTTCAGACACGttgttggggaccaggagctgagatatgaggatacggagctgagatatgaggatacggagctgagatataaggacaaggaactgagataAAAAGTCTGGCAAAAGGAACTTTAATAAAAACAACGTACACCCAGATGCTATGTGATCAATACATGTCGCCCCAATAATGGCAAGCCAGAAGATTTTAACACATCTGTATACACCTGTTCCTTCCATCTTCATCTCTAATCATCTACGTAAATCATTTACGAATTAAGCTTCTAATTTATCTGACAAGATGAAGTTGAAGGTGTCGTCGAGCGACGGCCTGTCACACACACCGGTTATGAACGACACAATCAAACGTTCATCTAATCACTTCATTGGGGAGTGATTTCGTAGGTATAATGTGGGTTGAaaagcaggtgggtgggtgggggtcatTAGTGGGGAAAAGGGGAGTGGTTTAGGGGAGCTAAGAGGGAATGGGGATGGTAAGGAAAGCGTTAGGGATAAATGGAAGGGAAGGCAATAGGGACGAGGGGAGTGCAGGGAAGCAGTCTTGGGAGGGGTAAGTTTAGAGATGTGATGGGTGATTTGGGGCTTTACGGACCGACTATATTTTGCCGAGTTTAGGCGGCGTCAGGTCGATCTGCTGGTAATGAAGTCGAGATTATCGCGGCGTTTCTTGTTGCTAAAAATGTTGAGCGTCTCACGCGTTTACTGCTCCTTAATTGACCAAATCTGCCATCAGTTTGGTAAGCTTTGAGAGCTGTGAGAGTTACTTGGGCCCCTTAATCCCCCTTCACTGGGACGTGCGACACGTCATAATATCTTCGTCCTAAACACTCATAAATCACCACTTTTCCGCGAGATGATCGTCTTGGTGCCTCGTGGTGAGAGACTCTAAGAGTCACCAGGAGAGCATATATGATTTTGTTTGATATATTGCTGAGTGCGAAAATATGTTATCTAATGATTTAGCCAATATATTTATTTCTACAGGTGGGTGATTGGTggtaggtgatgggtggtgggtggtgggtggtgggtgatgggtggtgggtggtgggtggtgggtgatgggtggtgggtggtgttatcAGTTGCTGGGAAGCTGGTGGTACTGGGTTGCCAAGCCAACGCCATTGAGGCTTTATTCTTATGGGTTTTGATGGGTgattgtgggggtgggggtgggtgggggggtgccatgggtagtgaggtaAGAAATAGGAGCCTATGATGATCCTGTGAAGAGTACTGGCCTGTGTCTTATTTTCCCAGGCAATGGGTTTTATGAACACAGGGTTGCACGGGCAAGTTTCCTTTCATCTCATACCCCTATTCATGTAGTAGTAAGGACGCACCTGGAAGTCATACAACTGTTGTGGCTGGCATTCTGGAGAGGATGAGTTATTGGCCGAAAGGAAACGTTGTTAGTCTTAACATGCTTTCTATTAAAGGCCAATGGAAAAGCGAGACCAACGGGATGACTTCCTTCATCAGTTGACAGTGAAATATGTGAACAGTTGAACGAAACGAACAATAATTGAATGACCTGACAAATCCTACATTAAGCTGTTAATCTACCTGTCAATCCCACCGTCACAACTTGCGTTTAGCGCGTTACAGTAACCAACGTTACAAATACATCCTACTGAAAGAAGTAACGGCTcacaaatatctacgttttctttgcatcggactcgataggtaaggtgggttgcttgggttggtaACGTTACTGGTCAGGTTAGGAGGTTgaaattttatttatttctttttctccaGAGAGCGGGCTGGGAGACGAGGGTGGT from the Procambarus clarkii isolate CNS0578487 chromosome 10, FALCON_Pclarkii_2.0, whole genome shotgun sequence genome contains:
- the LOC123753811 gene encoding uncharacterized protein; translation: MSFSTPPAPHHPPHTTRPRTTRPTPPALAPPAPHHPPHTTRPTPPAPHHPPSHHPPHTTRPTPPAPHHPPHTTRPTPPALAPPAPHHPPHTTRPTPPAPHHPPHTTRPRTTRPTPPAPHHPPHTTRPRTTRPTPPAPHHPPSHHPPSHHPPHTTRPTPPAPHHPPSHHPPHTTRPTPPALAPPALAPPAPHHPPHTTRPRTTRPTPPAPHHPPHTTRPRTTRPTPPAPHHPPHTTRPRTTRPTPPAPHHPPHTTRPRTTRPTPPAPHHPPSHHPPHTTRPTPPAPHHPPSHHPPHTTRPTPPALAPPAPHHPPHTTRPTPPALAPPAPHHPPHTTRPTPPAPHHPPSHHPPHTTRPTPPAPHHPPSHHPPHTTRPTPPALAPPAPHHPPHTTRPTPPALAPPAPHHPPHTTRPRTTRPTPPAPHHPPHTTRPRTTRPTPPAPHHPPHTTRPTPPALAPPAPHHPPHTTRPRTTRPTPPAPHHPPSHHPPHTTRPTPPALAPPAPHHPPHTTRPRTTRPTPPAPHHPPSHHPPHTTRPTPPALAPPAPHHPPHTTRPTPPALAPPAPHHPPHTTRPRTTRPTPPAPHHPPHTTRPTPPALAPPAPHHPPHTTRPRTTRPTPPAPHHPPSHLIPHNATLWYP